In Betaproteobacteria bacterium, a single genomic region encodes these proteins:
- a CDS encoding cupin domain-containing protein, which produces MKITGRRIVTGFTKEGKSCIKWDGEIVPIKLRPGFDNIPMWATRKLPAETTEEDPNTWELGTSLAGGSVFRFGRYEPGNAARWHKTDSVDYAICLSGELWMEMEDGEVHLKPGDVVIQRGTLHNWNNRGTEPCVMAFILIATEGAKTTGWNEAH; this is translated from the coding sequence ATGAAGATAACGGGACGCCGGATCGTGACGGGCTTCACCAAGGAGGGCAAGAGCTGCATCAAGTGGGATGGCGAAATCGTGCCCATCAAGCTGCGGCCCGGTTTCGACAACATCCCCATGTGGGCGACGCGCAAACTCCCGGCAGAAACCACCGAGGAAGATCCGAACACCTGGGAACTGGGTACCAGCCTGGCGGGCGGCTCGGTGTTCCGGTTCGGCCGCTACGAGCCGGGCAACGCGGCGCGCTGGCACAAGACCGATTCGGTGGACTACGCGATCTGTCTATCGGGCGAACTGTGGATGGAAATGGAAGACGGCGAGGTACACCTGAAGCCGGGCGACGTGGTGATCCAGCGTGGAACCCTGCACAACTGGAACAACCGGGGCACCGAGCCGTGCGTGATGGCATTCATTCTGATCGCCACCGAAGGCGCGAAAACCACCGGCTGGAACGAAGCACACTGA
- a CDS encoding NAD-binding protein, translated as MAQAVGVIGLGVIGRPIAERILGAGHPLAVHDIRPEPLVELGRAGAVVCSSPAQVAERSDLVISLVVDETQTHEVLFGARGIVQSVRPGTVIAIGSTLGPLPLRRMGSALHGHGCDTIDMPISGGYIAAREGKLSLMVGAALPVLERALPVLRTFANVVIHAGDIGAGQAAKLAHQLVLTINAMALLEGLSLGAAAGVDPAVLKRIMQSGLAGSTVLQVWEELGPRWKKMFEATPPGVTPPNLRKDLHSALALAHQLGVPLFLGTQASLIADSGIATGHDNPAL; from the coding sequence ATGGCCCAAGCGGTAGGCGTGATCGGACTCGGCGTCATCGGCAGACCAATCGCCGAGCGCATCCTGGGCGCGGGCCATCCGCTCGCCGTCCACGACATCCGGCCCGAGCCCCTTGTCGAGCTCGGCCGCGCGGGCGCCGTTGTTTGCTCGTCCCCGGCGCAGGTCGCCGAGCGCAGCGATCTCGTCATCAGCCTGGTCGTCGATGAAACGCAAACCCACGAAGTTCTTTTCGGCGCGCGCGGCATCGTGCAATCGGTTCGCCCAGGCACCGTAATCGCGATCGGCAGTACGCTCGGCCCGCTGCCGCTACGACGCATGGGTTCGGCGCTGCACGGACACGGCTGCGATACCATCGACATGCCCATCAGCGGCGGCTACATCGCAGCGCGCGAGGGAAAGCTCAGCTTGATGGTGGGTGCAGCGCTGCCCGTGCTGGAGCGCGCGCTCCCCGTATTGCGTACGTTCGCGAACGTCGTCATTCATGCGGGCGATATCGGCGCCGGTCAGGCCGCCAAGCTTGCGCATCAGCTCGTGCTGACGATCAACGCGATGGCCTTGCTGGAAGGCCTGTCGCTCGGAGCCGCCGCCGGCGTGGATCCAGCGGTGCTCAAAAGGATCATGCAAAGCGGATTGGCGGGCAGCACGGTGCTGCAGGTGTGGGAGGAGCTGGGTCCGCGCTGGAAGAAGATGTTCGAAGCGACGCCGCCTGGCGTGACGCCGCCGAACCTGCGCAAGGATTTGCATAGCGCGCTGGCGCTCGCCCACCAGCTCGGCGTGCCGTTGTTCCTCGGCACCCAGGCTTCATTGATCGCGGACTCGGGCATTGCAACCGGACACGACAACCCCGCACTCTAG
- a CDS encoding Na(+)/H(+) antiporter subunit D — MSAELSVALIPILGGLAAAFVPLAARRWLLLALPCLTLAALLALEPGASIRLALFGFELEPMRVDGLSLIFGYVFCVAAFLNVLFAWHAVQGVEQPAGMVYAGAAIGAVFAGDLLTLFVYWEATAVASALVIWARGGNRAWRAGMRYIVVQLASGMLLAAGAAIQYAQTGSLQFAQTGLAAPGAALLFIAFGIKAAFPLLHNWLQDSYPEASPTGTVVLSAFTTKLGIYALARAFPGTEELIWIGTVMAAFPIFYAVIENDLRRVLAYSVNNQLGFMVVGIGIGTELAINGAVAHAFADILFKALLFMSMGAVLFRTGTANGSDLGGLYKSMPWTTGFCMVGAASISAFPLFSGFVTKSMIMTSAAAEGYSGVWLVLLFASAGVFHHAGIKIPYFAFFSHDSGIRCKEAPINMLLAMGIAAALCVGIGVMPQALYALLPYPVDYVPYTMSHVVSQLQLLVFSALAFAVLMRTGIYPPELRAINLDFDWFYRRPAVSLARGLIELDGRVRARLGALIEQAGRIGLRRLERASGPDGLFERSSLSGRMALWVMVMLLAYLVMYHAT, encoded by the coding sequence ATGAGCGCTGAGCTGTCGGTCGCGCTGATCCCGATTCTGGGCGGGCTCGCCGCGGCCTTCGTGCCGCTGGCCGCGAGGCGCTGGCTGCTGCTCGCGCTTCCCTGCCTCACGCTTGCCGCGCTGCTGGCGCTCGAGCCCGGCGCATCGATCCGGCTCGCACTGTTCGGCTTCGAGCTCGAGCCGATGCGCGTGGATGGCCTGAGCCTCATCTTCGGTTACGTCTTCTGCGTTGCCGCGTTCCTCAACGTGCTGTTCGCCTGGCACGCGGTCCAGGGCGTCGAACAGCCCGCGGGCATGGTTTACGCCGGCGCCGCCATCGGCGCAGTGTTCGCAGGCGACCTGCTCACCCTGTTCGTGTACTGGGAAGCGACCGCGGTCGCCTCCGCGCTCGTCATCTGGGCGCGCGGCGGCAACCGCGCCTGGCGCGCCGGCATGCGCTACATCGTGGTGCAACTCGCCTCCGGAATGCTGCTGGCCGCCGGCGCGGCCATCCAGTACGCGCAGACCGGGTCGCTGCAGTTCGCGCAGACGGGGCTCGCAGCACCCGGGGCGGCGCTGCTTTTCATCGCATTCGGCATCAAGGCAGCGTTCCCGCTGCTGCACAACTGGCTGCAGGACAGCTATCCCGAGGCCTCGCCCACCGGCACCGTGGTTCTCTCGGCCTTCACCACCAAGCTCGGCATATACGCGCTCGCGCGCGCATTCCCGGGCACCGAGGAGCTCATCTGGATCGGAACCGTGATGGCGGCCTTCCCGATCTTCTACGCCGTGATCGAGAACGATCTGCGGCGCGTGCTCGCCTACAGCGTCAACAACCAGCTCGGATTCATGGTCGTCGGCATCGGGATCGGCACCGAGCTCGCCATCAACGGCGCGGTTGCGCACGCGTTCGCCGACATCCTGTTCAAGGCGCTGCTGTTCATGTCGATGGGGGCGGTTTTGTTCCGTACCGGCACCGCCAACGGCAGCGACCTCGGCGGACTGTACAAGTCGATGCCCTGGACGACCGGATTCTGCATGGTCGGCGCCGCGTCGATCTCCGCGTTCCCGCTCTTCAGCGGCTTCGTCACCAAGTCGATGATCATGACCTCGGCAGCCGCGGAAGGTTACTCGGGCGTGTGGCTCGTTCTGCTGTTCGCCTCCGCCGGCGTGTTCCACCATGCTGGAATCAAGATTCCGTATTTCGCGTTTTTCTCCCATGACTCCGGCATCCGTTGCAAGGAAGCGCCGATCAACATGCTGCTGGCGATGGGGATTGCGGCGGCGCTGTGCGTGGGCATCGGCGTCATGCCGCAAGCGCTCTACGCGCTGCTGCCGTATCCGGTGGACTACGTCCCGTACACGATGTCCCACGTCGTTTCGCAGCTGCAACTGCTGGTGTTCTCAGCGCTTGCGTTCGCGGTGCTCATGCGAACGGGCATCTATCCGCCGGAGCTGCGCGCGATCAATCTCGACTTCGACTGGTTCTACCGCCGCCCGGCAGTGAGCCTGGCGCGCGGGCTGATCGAGCTCGATGGGCGAGTGCGCGCGCGCCTCGGCGCCCTGATCGAACAGGCGGGACGGATCGGGCTGCGAAGGCTGGAGCGCGCGAGCGGTCCCGACGGCCTGTTCGAGCGCAGCTCCCTGTCCGGACGCATGGCCCTTTGGGTGATGGTCATGCTGCTCGCCTACCTCGTCATGTATCACGCAACCTAG
- a CDS encoding response regulator, giving the protein MGARAYLAAMAAAALLPVLLVAGFVLNNLLDAQRSAATRGVLESARAISLAMDQELATAETVLRVLATSAYLSKGDLAQFRQQAITARTGDGVFIALYGEQGQQLLDTRVPIGAALEAYADPERLRELLAGTQARVSRLHRSRDGKALTVIVDVPVVVEGERYLLSQIYTAAHFQRVLAQHKVPDSWIVGVLDTDHVTIARSHRVGEFVGRPGADMLRKAATEVAEGQIRHPSPEGIEVYEIFTRSPRSGWLISIGVPAEALDAVAERAVGTAALGTLAALMAAAVIAFVLGHRLSGSIRDIARAASALGHGEPLPPYQPSLKEIDALRASLEETHAVLERETEGRARAEAERLQLFESEQAARQLAEEQNRAKDEFLAMLGHELRNPLSAISGAVALMKAPSAQEQHRMHAREVISRQVQHLSRVVDDLLDLSRVMTGKIILDFKPADLAQIAANCLAAMRAAGRVGEHETKVDLQPTWVNGDPTRLEQIIGNLLSNAFKYTPPEGHVELEVAADGADALLSVRDTGLGIPKRLLPHVFDVFVQGDQSLERAKGGLGIGLALVQQLVHLHGGSVRAESAGDGRGSTFTVRLPRIAPPDADSAAAAASAPLRRRLRVLVVDDHEDSRTMLRLLLEQTGHEAVEAVDGIDGVQLALSCRPDVAIIDIGLPGINGYEVARRLRKLPTAGAIGLIALTGYGQDEDRRRALQSGFDRHLVKPVDAERLTRALVEVTTTPGRPAA; this is encoded by the coding sequence ATGGGCGCGCGCGCCTACCTTGCGGCCATGGCGGCCGCGGCGTTGCTGCCCGTGCTGCTGGTGGCCGGGTTCGTGCTCAACAACCTGCTCGATGCGCAACGCTCGGCCGCGACCCGTGGCGTACTGGAGTCGGCCCGCGCAATCTCGCTCGCAATGGATCAGGAGCTGGCCACTGCGGAGACGGTCCTGCGCGTGCTGGCGACATCGGCCTACTTGTCCAAGGGCGACCTGGCGCAGTTCCGGCAGCAAGCGATCACTGCGCGCACGGGCGATGGCGTATTCATTGCCTTGTACGGCGAGCAAGGACAGCAGCTCCTCGATACGCGCGTCCCGATCGGCGCTGCGCTCGAAGCCTATGCCGATCCGGAACGCCTGCGCGAGCTGCTCGCCGGTACGCAGGCCCGGGTCTCGAGGCTGCATCGGTCGCGCGACGGCAAGGCGCTCACCGTCATCGTGGACGTGCCGGTCGTCGTCGAGGGTGAGCGTTACCTGTTGTCGCAGATCTATACGGCGGCGCATTTTCAGCGCGTGCTTGCGCAGCACAAAGTGCCGGACAGCTGGATCGTCGGCGTACTCGATACCGACCATGTCACGATCGCGCGCAGTCACCGCGTGGGCGAATTCGTCGGCAGACCCGGCGCGGACATGCTGCGCAAGGCGGCAACCGAGGTCGCAGAGGGACAAATCCGCCACCCCAGCCCGGAAGGGATCGAGGTTTACGAGATCTTCACGCGCTCCCCGCGCTCGGGCTGGCTGATCTCGATCGGAGTTCCGGCGGAGGCGCTCGACGCCGTTGCCGAGCGCGCCGTGGGCACGGCCGCGCTCGGTACGCTGGCGGCGCTCATGGCGGCGGCCGTCATCGCATTCGTTCTAGGCCACCGCCTCAGCGGCTCGATCCGCGACATCGCTCGAGCTGCCTCCGCCCTCGGACACGGCGAGCCGCTGCCGCCCTACCAACCTTCTCTGAAGGAGATCGACGCCTTGCGGGCCTCGCTGGAAGAAACGCATGCGGTGCTCGAACGCGAAACGGAAGGACGCGCGCGCGCCGAAGCCGAGCGCCTGCAGTTGTTCGAGAGCGAGCAGGCGGCAAGGCAGCTCGCCGAGGAGCAGAACCGGGCGAAGGACGAGTTCCTCGCGATGCTCGGCCACGAGCTGCGAAATCCGCTGAGCGCAATCAGCGGTGCCGTCGCCCTGATGAAAGCTCCGAGCGCGCAAGAGCAGCACCGCATGCATGCGCGCGAAGTAATCAGCCGCCAAGTCCAGCACCTGAGCAGGGTGGTGGATGACCTGCTCGACCTGAGCCGCGTCATGACGGGCAAGATCATCCTCGACTTCAAGCCGGCGGATCTGGCTCAGATAGCGGCCAACTGCCTGGCCGCCATGCGAGCGGCGGGCCGCGTCGGCGAGCACGAAACGAAGGTCGACCTGCAGCCGACCTGGGTTAACGGCGATCCTACGCGACTGGAGCAGATCATCGGCAATCTGCTGTCGAACGCATTCAAGTACACGCCACCGGAAGGACACGTCGAGCTCGAGGTCGCAGCCGATGGCGCTGATGCGCTCTTGAGCGTGCGTGACACGGGACTCGGCATCCCGAAGCGCCTGCTGCCGCACGTGTTCGATGTGTTCGTGCAGGGCGATCAGTCGCTGGAGCGTGCGAAAGGCGGCCTGGGAATCGGGCTCGCGCTGGTGCAACAGCTGGTGCATCTGCATGGCGGCAGCGTGCGGGCGGAAAGCGCCGGCGATGGGCGCGGCAGCACATTCACCGTGCGGCTGCCTCGCATCGCACCGCCGGACGCGGACAGTGCCGCCGCGGCGGCGAGCGCCCCGCTGCGTCGTCGACTGCGCGTGCTGGTGGTGGACGACCACGAAGACTCGCGCACGATGCTGCGTCTCTTGCTCGAGCAGACGGGGCATGAGGCCGTGGAAGCGGTCGACGGCATCGACGGCGTACAGCTTGCGCTTTCCTGCCGGCCCGATGTCGCCATCATCGACATCGGGCTGCCCGGGATCAACGGCTACGAAGTCGCGCGTCGCCTGCGAAAGCTGCCGACCGCGGGCGCGATCGGCTTGATCGCGCTCACCGGCTATGGCCAGGACGAAGACCGGCGCAGGGCGCTGCAATCGGGCTTCGACCGCCACTTGGTCAAGCCAGTGGATGCCGAGCGACTCACCCGGGCGCTGGTGGAGGTCACCACAACCCCTGGCCGGCCTGCGGCTTGA
- a CDS encoding monovalent cation/H+ antiporter subunit D family protein (subunit D of antiporter complex involved in resistance to high concentrations of Na+, K+, Li+ and/or alkali; contains an oxidoreductase domain; catalyzes the transfer of electrons from NADH to ubiquinone): MSPEQLIATILLLPAAAAAGIAVCRSRPNVREAVTLATSAVLTLCALALLPSVLAGGRAHVHVLEVMPGLPIAFEVEPLGMLFALIASALWFVSGLYSIGYMRGNDETHQTRFYACFALAIAAAMGIALAANAFTLFLFYEALTLVTYPLVTHHGTAEARRSGRVYLALLIGTSIVFLLPALVFTWLAAGTTDFEPGGVLGDKLGPVTTAALLALYMFGIGKAALMPFHRWLPAAMVAPTPVSALLHAVAVVKAGVFSVVKIVVYLFGTDALSRGVPTGWLVALAGFTIVAASVVALRSDNLKRRLAYSTVSQLSYIVLATAVLAPLSIAAAALHIATHALGKITLFFAAGSIYTATHKTEVSQLDGIGRHMPWTMTAFAIGALSLIGIPPTAGFLSKWMMFQGAASAENYAVIAVLALSTLLNAAYFLPIIHAAFLRPRPVGQPRHGEAPWPMVVAILAVAAATLLLPLASEIPLELARSVGGLTAYGGGP; the protein is encoded by the coding sequence ATGAGCCCGGAACAACTGATCGCGACGATCCTGCTGCTGCCTGCTGCCGCTGCGGCCGGAATCGCCGTGTGCCGCTCGAGACCCAATGTGCGCGAAGCGGTGACGCTCGCGACCTCGGCCGTACTGACTCTGTGCGCGCTGGCGCTCCTGCCGAGCGTGCTGGCGGGCGGGCGGGCGCATGTCCATGTGCTGGAAGTGATGCCGGGGCTGCCCATCGCTTTCGAGGTCGAGCCGCTCGGCATGTTGTTCGCGCTGATCGCCTCGGCGCTCTGGTTCGTGAGCGGCCTGTACTCCATCGGCTACATGCGCGGCAACGACGAGACGCATCAGACCCGCTTCTACGCCTGCTTCGCGCTCGCCATCGCGGCCGCGATGGGCATCGCGCTCGCCGCCAACGCCTTCACCCTGTTCCTGTTCTACGAAGCGCTCACGCTCGTGACCTACCCGTTGGTCACGCACCACGGCACCGCCGAGGCGCGCCGCAGCGGGCGGGTCTACCTGGCGCTGCTCATTGGCACCTCGATCGTATTTCTCCTTCCCGCGCTGGTGTTCACCTGGCTGGCAGCCGGGACGACCGACTTCGAACCGGGCGGCGTCCTGGGGGACAAGCTCGGCCCCGTCACGACCGCCGCGCTGCTCGCCTTGTACATGTTCGGCATCGGCAAGGCGGCGCTTATGCCGTTTCACCGCTGGCTGCCCGCCGCGATGGTGGCGCCGACCCCGGTATCCGCGCTTCTGCACGCCGTCGCCGTGGTGAAGGCGGGCGTGTTCAGCGTCGTCAAGATCGTCGTCTATCTGTTCGGCACCGATGCGCTCTCCAGAGGCGTGCCGACCGGCTGGCTCGTTGCGCTTGCAGGCTTCACCATCGTCGCCGCGTCGGTCGTGGCGCTGCGTTCCGACAATCTCAAGCGCAGGCTCGCCTACTCGACCGTCAGCCAGCTGTCGTACATCGTGCTGGCGACGGCGGTGCTGGCGCCGCTGTCGATTGCCGCCGCGGCCCTGCACATCGCCACGCACGCGCTCGGCAAGATCACGCTGTTCTTCGCGGCGGGCTCGATCTATACCGCGACCCACAAGACCGAGGTGAGCCAGCTCGACGGCATCGGCCGGCACATGCCCTGGACCATGACCGCCTTCGCGATCGGCGCACTGTCGCTGATCGGGATTCCCCCGACCGCCGGCTTTCTCAGCAAGTGGATGATGTTCCAGGGTGCGGCGAGCGCCGAGAATTACGCCGTCATCGCCGTCCTGGCGCTCAGCACGCTGCTCAACGCGGCGTATTTCCTGCCCATCATCCATGCTGCCTTCCTGCGCCCGCGGCCTGTGGGCCAGCCGCGGCACGGCGAAGCGCCCTGGCCCATGGTGGTTGCGATCCTGGCGGTGGCCGCCGCAACGCTGCTGCTGCCGCTCGCCTCGGAGATACCGCTCGAGCTGGCGCGCAGCGTCGGCGGCCTGACCGCCTACGGAGGTGGCCCGTGA